The following DNA comes from Brassica oleracea var. oleracea cultivar TO1000 chromosome C5, BOL, whole genome shotgun sequence.
ATCTTCCAGAAAGAGGAACTTCGCTCACCCATATTCTAGACACGGCTTCCCTCATGCTTCTCCTGTACTACCTCTGCCTCCACGTGGAAGTACTAGAGATTCCTCGAGAAGGGATATTCCTCCCCCTCCTCCTGCTGCAGCTTCCTCACATCGATCTACATCCACACAGGATTTTCGGCCCCCTCCCCGCATCGGCTTCCTTAGCCATTCTGAGTTGGAATTTTTATGGTCTTGATAGCCCCATGACAATTCCGAGGCTCAAAGAACTTATCAAACAACACGACCCTGATATTCTCTTCCTCTCGGAAACGAAAAATCCTGATGATTTTGTGATTAAAGAATCGACTCCTCTGAAGCTGGATAAGCACTTTATCTTTACTCCACTTTCACTAGGAGCAAGAGGTTTAGCACTATACCGGAAGGCTGATATAGATATCCAAATCCTCTCCGCATCTCAGAACTTCATAGACATACAAATCTCTTTCAAGAACACTTCCTTCCATGGAACTTTTGTCTATAGAGCTCCCGACATCCCAAATCGTCAAGGGGTTTGGGATCAATTGACTACTATCTCCTTAACTAGGGATTCTCCTTGGTTTCTGACGGGAGACTTCAACAAAAGAGTAGGAAACGCCGAGAATTCAGGAGGCACGGTACGACCAGAGAGCTCCTCGGCCCATTCAGATCTTTCCTCTCAGCATGCGACTTATTTGACATCAAACACACGGGTAATTTCTTGTCTTGGAGGGGACAAAGACACTCTCATTTTGTTCACTGTCGTCTTGATAGAGCGCTGGGCAACACTCCTTGGTCAGATCTCTTCCCTAAATCCCGCTCCCACTATCTCAAATTTGAAGCTTCTGATCACATGCCCCTTATCTCCATTCTGGAAGTCAGGAAAAAAAAAACAATCAGGCTTTTCCGCTACGATAGACGCTTGCGCGATAATCCAGATGTTGCAACACTGGTCGACAAGACGTGGAAGCTTACGAAGAATGCTCTGTCGCTGATCGTATCAGAAGATGCCGCCACGAAATCTCTGAATGGAGCAAAGAATCCTACGTCAACAATCAAAAAAAGATTGTGGACCTCAAAGAGCTACTAGACGCCGCTCTGTCTCTGTCTGTACCTGATGATATCTCCATCTCCAGTCTAAATCTCCAGCTTCTCAACGCTTATAAAGCTGAAGAGGAATACTGGAAACAACGTAGTAGGATCCTTTGGCTCACTCTTGGGCACAAAAATACGGGCTTCTTCCACGCCTCTTCTACGGGAAGAAAAGCCTGTAATAGAATCTCTGTGCTGGAGGACTCCTCGGGGGTTCCTGTGTTTGAGAAAAGTCAGATAGTGAATGTTATATCTGAGTATTTCAAAGTTATATTTACCTCTTCAGGGAACTCTGCCACGGAGGTAGTCAATGCTGCACTCACCCCCTGTATTTCAGAGGCTACAAATGCACTGCTCACTGGTATGCCCACCCCCCTCGAGATCAAAGAAGGAATGTTTGCGATTCACCGTGATAAAGCTCCTGGTCCCGATGGCTTCTCTGCTAGCTTTTTCCAATCGAACTGGGACTCTGTGGGGCCTATGATAACAAAAGAAATCCAAGGTTTTTTCTCGTTAGGATCTCTGCCTTTTGCCATTAATTCTACTCACATCAGATTAATCCCCAAATCCCAGAGGCCTAAGGCAGTGTCTGATTATCGTCCAATAGCCCTATGTAACGTGTACTATAAGACAATATCCAAGATTCTCTCGTTAAGGCTCAAACATGTGCTTCAAGGGGTTGTCTCTGAAAATCAGTCAGTCTTCATTCCGGGCAGAGTGATCACTGATAATGTCCTTATAACCCACGAGATGCTCCACTTCCTCAAGATCTCAGGGGCAATCAAGAAGTGTCCTATGGCTGTCAAAACAGACATCAGTAAGGCATACGATAGATTAGAATGGTCCTTTATTGAAAGTGTTCTCGAAAGGATGGGATTTTGCCAAACCTGGATTCGCTGGATGATGCAATGTGTCACTACTGTCTCTTACTCCTTCTTACTTAATGATGAAGTGGTGGGGAAGGTTGTTCCAGAAAGAGGAATACGACATAGGGATCCCCTATCCCCTTACATCTTCATTCTCTGCGGAGAGGTCCTCTCCGGCCTCTGTAAAAAGGCACAAGCAAATGGTCAGTTACCTGGAATTCGAATTGCAAGACAAAGCCCGAAAATCAGTCACCTGCTGTTCGCGGATGATACTATGTTCTTAACCACTTCAGATGCCCACAGCTGCTCCTCCATGATGCAAATACTCCATGAGTACGAGCAAGCATCGGGACAGAAGATCAATGCCCTCAAATCCTCAATCTCCTTCTCTAGCAAAACTTCTGAAGAGACAAAGGCTCGAGTTAAATTACAACTTGCAATTGAGAAGGAAGGGGTGTGGGAATATACTTAGGGCTCCCGGAGCATTTTGGCCGATGGAAAAGTGATCTCTTTGCTTCCATTGTCGACAGAATGCACCAAAAGTCAATCAGCTGGTCCACTCAATTCCTTTCCACTGCAGGGAAAGCAATCATGTTACAATATGTTCTTTCAGCCACTCCAAACTTTTCTATGTCTAGTTTCCTCCTACCAGTACGTCTTTGTAAGAAAATAAATTATGTACTTACCAGATTCTGGTGGGATTCAAAGCCAGGCGAGCATAAGATCTGTTGGATTTCCTGGGACAAACTAACACAGCCAAAGAGCCTAGGAGGTCTGGGTTTCCGTGATGTGCAAGCTTTCAACCAAGCCCTACTGGCCAAAATTTCTTGGAGACACCTTATTGTGCCTGACTGTCTATTCTCTCGTATCATCCTAGGTAAGTATTGTCACAAAACCTCCTTCCTAAAGATCAATGCTTCCTCCTCTATCTCACATGGCTGGAGAGGCATTCTCAAAGGGAGAGACCTCCTCGTTGAACAACTAGGTAAAGTTATAGGAGATGGCGCCTCTACACGGCTCTGGCATGACTCTTGGATTAGGCCTGAGCAGAACCTCAAGCCCATCGGCCCTGTCTTCCAAATGGATCAAGACCTTATGGTCTCCGGCATACTCTCCAGAGAGACTAAGGAATGGAACGTGGCACATATCAACTCCCTTATGCCATAAATAACCTCCCACATTCTTGAAATAAAGCCAAGCCTCCTCGAGACACATGACTCGTACGTATGGCCCCCTGTAAAAATCAGGAATTTATTCTGTAAAGTCAGGCTACTACGCTCTCCATTCCTCGACATTGAATCCTAGTTTATCAACACATACCTCAGAGCAGTTGGATTGGAAAAAAGTTGGTTTGGAACCCTCCTCTTCTCCCAAAGCTAAAATTCTTCTTGTGGAAGGTTCTCCAGAATGCTCTTCCCTCGGGTGATAATCTCCAACGAAGAGGTATGCTTCTCAACACTACTTGCTGTCGATGTAGAGAACAAGAAACTCTCGACCCCATCCTACTCCACTGCAATTTTGCGAAGGAAGTATGGGAGATGGCGCCCTGGACTTTGGCACTGGCCATTCAAACGAGCTTAATCTTTGCCACCGTCCTTCAGACATCTCAGACCACAAAGAATCTCCCCCCAGTTGGAGTCTCTGGGAATCTATTTCCATGGATCTCCTGGTTCATATGGACTGCAAGAAACAAGCTCCTGTTCAAACGAAGAGCCTCTTCCCCTTCGGAAACTCTAATCCAAGCTATAAAAGCAATAAGAGAATGGGAACTAGCACAAGCCTCACTGTCCAAAGTTGCCACTAGATCGACATGCACACCTCGCCCTCCGGATCTCCCCGACTCCACCATCTTCATCAATACGGACGCCTCATGGAAATCGGACGCTGCTGGACTAGCCTGGATCTTCTCGGATCAGTCATCATCGGAGCTTGCACGAAAATCGATTTCCCTGACTCATGTCTCGTCTCCCTGCATGGCTGAGGCCCTTACCATCAGAGGAGCCCTCTTGAACGCAGCCTCCTTAGGCTTCACCAACATCTGTCTTCGCACAGACTCTCAAGTGCTCAACCGAGCAATCACTCAGAGGAAATGGACGATGGACCCTTTCGGAATTCTGTCAGACATCACCTCTCTGTCTACCTCTTCTGCTTTTCCGTTTTTATTCTGTCGTTTTGATTTCATTTCCCGTTCTAAGAATGGTTTGGCCGATGGGCTTGCAAAAGTCCAATTCTCTTATATTGTTCTTTTAAACTCTGGGTCTTAGTAGCCTTTTTATTTGAATGAAAGTAATCTGTTGAACAAAAAAAAGTTGCGAAAGTGCATTTAAAAGAGACTTTATTTTATTTATAATAAAAAAACACTAAAGAAATGATGATTATTGTTAGCCAAAAAAAAAAAAGAAAAAGCAATGATGATTATGGAACTGTAAACAGGTTTCCAAGCTTACAAACCGTCACAACTTATGGTTTTGGACCAATATCAAAGGTATATTTTCTAAAAGTTCAACCATCTGAATTGTAATGATTACCCATGAGAAATATATGTATAATATTTAAAATGCCATAGCTCAAGTCTTATGCACTGTCATCTGTTAATTGTTTAGATGATATGGATTCATAAATAGATGTGATGCAACCATATACTATCGAATACTCCACTAACTAAATTACATACATTTCTTCTTACTGGTTTAGAACGAACTGTAATATGTAGCATAAAGTTGCGATATGAATCAAAAAGAGGCTTTACATTACTTAAAGTGAACTAACAATGAAGAACTTAAAACATGAGGAACTTGCATAGCTAAATCTTAAACCGAAAACCAGAAAAACCATAACGAAAAGATATTCTCATAAATAAAAAACAAAAGCCTATTTCTGGAATCTCTTGATAACACTCTCCAGCAACTTTTTCATTCTTCTCCTTATTGATCATGATCAAACATGCAGTTTTTTTTTTTTGGTCAAACTACGATGTCATTGCATTAAGAAAAATTTAACCTCCACTAGGGAGGGATGAGTTTAGAGATACAAGCACCGACTTTGCCACTGAGTCGGCCTCAACGTTACATAAAAGGAGCAGACCTTTAACCGGCTGCCAAAGTAGTAAATATCGGTGAGGATATTGCTAAGTTCCGTCCTCGACCCCTTAGTCTTGAGTAGCTTCACCAACGTCTGTGAGTCAGATAACACCAGCAGGGAGTCCACATTGGACATGAATGCTTCCAGAACCGCTTTCCGAATCGCCAGAGCTTCAGCAATCAGAGCTGACTCCACATACCTCCTTGAGTCTTTAAAGCTCTGGATCTTGCCCTGCTTGCTCCCTTTGAATATTCCTGCAAAGCCACCGTTCCGTGTAGATGCATCCCAAGCTGCGTCAACATAGCACACTAGCTTCTCATTCTCGAAAGATGGTGGCGCCGGGGGCCCTGCCAAGAGGTTTCGTGCCGATGAAGCACCAACATCCTGAGCTGATTGCCATTCCTTTGCATCTTGCACAGCCATCGTGATCACCTCCTGAACCGTTACCTGCCTATTTTCAAAGACCAGCAAGTTTCTCGCCTTCCAAAGTCGCCATAAGATCCATGGCCATAGTGGGTATATGAGTCCCACAGGTGGCAAGCAAGTTGATTGTGGGCATATCTTCAAAAGATGGTGGAAAGAAGGTATTAGCACCTGAGGTTGCTGTGAGATAGGAACCAGCGTCCACACCTCCTGGGCGAAAGGGCATAATAGAAATGTGTGGAGGTCATCTTCTATCCCACCGCATCGTTTACATGGGAAGGCCGGAAGGCCTCGAGTCTCTAGATTGGCACTGACCGGAATGGCTTTCTTAGCAACTCGCCAAAGGAAATCTTTAATCTTTGGGGAAGTCTTGATGGACCATATACTCTTCTGCCATTCCAGTGGTTGATCCTCCCCTCCGAGCCTTGTGGTACTTGCAAGATTGTACCCTGTTTTCGTAGTATACTCTCCCGATTTATCAAACAGCCAAATCCTTCTATCTTGATGAGACACAGAGCTAGTGATCAAACTGTTAATATGATCCTCATACTGAGGGAGATGGAGTTGTATGGCTTCTGGATTCCAAGTATTTGTCAGTGGGCAGAGTAGCTCACACACTTTTAGATTAGCCGACGCAGCTGGTGGAGGTCCAAAAGGAATCATCGGGGTAGTCAGCGAGAGCCAAGGGTCACTCCATATCTGGATGTCTTCTCCATTGCCCACTTCCCAGCCGGTTCCTTGCTTCAGAATTTCCATTCCGGCTAATATACTTCTCCAGCCGTGAGAAGCATTTGATGGAGCCACACAATCCCAAAATGGGACATTTTTACAATACTTCCCTAGTAAGACCTGAGCAACGAGAGAAGAGGGGTTCCGTAAGATTCTCCAACCGATCTTGGCCAGCAGCGCGTCGTTGAACGTTTCTAGGTCACGAAAACCGAGCCCTCCCTCGTATTTGGGCAGTGTGAGTGTAGACCAAGCAACCCAACACATCTTCTTCTTTTCCGGGTTTGCGTCCCACCAGAACCGGGTTAAGAGTGATTGGATCTGTTTGCAAAGGGAGGAGGGGATTTTAAAACAGGACATAACGTAGCACGACATCGCAGAAAGAACTGTCTTGAGAAGGATCTGCTTCCCCGCCCCTGAAAGGAATTTGGTAGACCAGTGCCGTATCCTCTGTCGGATCCTGTCTACTATGGAGGCAAAAATATCTCTTTTCTTTCTCCCAAATAGCTCGGGAAGGCCTAGATACTTCCCTATACCTCCCTCAGCCTCAATATTCAACTCTGTTTTAACTCTTGTTTTGACCTCTGTCGGAGTCTTGGCTGAGAACGTGATCGAGGACTTCGCGTAATTGATCTGTTGACCCGAGACGTACTCGTATGCCCGGATGATCTCTTTTAGCGCAGTGACACATTTTGGACTCGATTGACAGAAGAACATGGTATCGTCGGCGAACAAGAGGTGTGTAATCAAAGGACATCCCCGAGCAACTCTAATGCCACGCAGTTTCCCTTGCTGCTGTGCCTTCTCGCATAAACCCGCTAGCAATTCCGTACACAATATAAAGAGGTAAGGAGAGAGTGGGTCTCCTTGACGTAGTCCTCTCGAGGGTACGATCCTTCCCCGCGGTGACCCATTGATGAGGAAAGAGTAGGACACGGTTTCCACACATGCCATAATCCACGAAATCCATTTCTCGTCAAACCCGAACCTAGCAAGAATGGCCCTCAAAAAGCCCCATTCGATCCTATCGTAAGCCTTACTCATGTCCGTCTTGATGGCCATGGTGCAGAACTTCTTGGCGTCTGAGGTGCGGAGAAAATGTAGTGTCTCGTGGGTGATAAGAACATTATCAGTGATCGCTCTACCCGACACGAAGGCAGACTGCGTATTCGAGCTGAGGTTTGGCAGTAGTGGCTTTAGTCTCCTCGTAAGAATCTTGGCGATAATTTTATAATGGGAGTTGCACAGCGCAATAGGTCTGTAATCAGCCACCTTACGAGGAGCCGAGATCTTGGGAATCATCCTGATGTGCGTTTTGTTTTGTTGTGGGTGTAGGCAATATGTCTCGAAAAAGAGCCGAATATCTCGGGAAACATCTGCGCCAATGATATGCCAGTAGGCCTGGTAAAACTTAGCGGAGAACCCATCTGGTCCCGGCGCCTTGCCCCCGTTGATAGAGAAAGCAGCCTCTCGAATTTCCATCTCGGACGGTATGGAAGTCAAACACCTATTCATCTCTGGTGTTATCATCTTGTCGATCACTTCATCAACAATGGAGAAATTCTGATTGCCATTCGTGGTGAACAGAGTCCTGTAGTAATCCGCTACAACACCGGAAATTTGCTCTTCCTCGTAAACTGCCGTCCCATTACCATCCTCCAAGACAGTGAAGGAGTTTTGCATTCTTCTTTGTCTTGTCGCAGAGTGAAAAAACCCGGTGTTCCTGTCTCCATTCTTCAACCACTGGATCCTGCTCCGTTGCCTCCAAAAAGCTTCTTCTTCTCTATAAGCATCGCTAAGGGTCTTGTTAATGACCTCAATGCGAGGTAAATCCGGAGCTGCAGCCGACAAGAGTTCCTCCAAGGCAGCTTGGGACTCGACTATGATCTGGTTACTCTTGCGGTTTCTCTCTTTCGTCCAGTTGATTATGCCCTTACGGCAAGCATTGAGCTTAGCGATCACAGATCTCAGCGGGTCCTGGTTCCACGTTTCATCCACTAATTCTGTGACTTCTGCATTCTCTGTCAGAGTTCTGTTAAAACGGAAAAGACCTTTCTTTCTGGTTCGCGAGTTATTGAAATATGTAAGCAAAGGTCTGTGATCACTTCCTTCAAAACGCAAATAACTGCTTCGCCCCATGGGAAAGGCTTCAGACCAGCTGCAGTTCGCCATTGATCTATCCAATCTTGATCTGATAAAGTGACAGTAGCGTGTGCCTCGCCACGAAACATGATTACCGGAGTGGTTAAGGTCCCAAAGGCCGTTTTGAGAAACAAAGGATCGGAAAGCTGTGAAGGACCCTTCCCATCGCACCGGTCCTTCCACCTTCTCCTCATTGTTTAGAATATCATTGAAGTCGCCCTTAATAACCATGGTACATCGCTACCTCTGCCCATCTGAGATACACTATCCCAAAACTCTGTTCTATTACCGACCTCAGGAGCTCCATAGATAAATGAGACATAAGAAGAAGTCCCTTTGAATTTAATTTCAGCATCAATAATGTTCGGAGAAGATTTTAGTACATCCAAGGTAAAAATATCTCTCCAAAACAAAGATAATCCACCACTAAGGCCTAACGGTGGCATAGAGAAATAACCAGAAAAGTTTAAAGACTGGAGCTTTTCCTTAATGAAGGTGTCTTGCTGTTTCGTCTCCATGAGGAACAGGATATCTGGAACGAAGGTACGGTTGATATCCTTCAGACGTCGAATTGTCGAGGGGTTCCCCAACCCTTGACAATTCCAGCTACAAATTGCTAAGGAAGCGGAGGAAGAGGGGATTGAAAATCCCCCTCCGTTCTCCTATTTGCCGGTATCTGCACCGTATTGGAACTTCTTGTCTGCATAGTAGTCTTGCTAGGTCCCGCCTGCGCCTTATCCAGACATAGTTTCTTGCGTGGTGGGTTTAAAGAACGAGCCACATTCACTTTTCTCAGGCTAACCCCATGACAAGGGCTACGTGGAATCCTCTTTGGCGCTGGTGGCTTGGTGACCTTTCGCTTCCCTGTTGCTTTTGCTGCAGTCGAACTCGCTGGAGCCTTCCTTTTTCCCCCACCTGGGGAGGCCACTCGAGCTCCAAGCCGTAGAGAAGGGTGGATTCTGTTAGGAGCTAAGTCTTCAGGGCTTTCCTCGCTCTGAGCAGTAGGTACTCCGCCCGTTATCGCAGGGACATTCTGAGCAATTTGGATCATTTCAAATCCAGTAGAAGTTTGGGAGAGGCGGCGGGTTAAGATCTCCTGATCTTCGTCCCCTAGAAACTCTATTTCGACATCTTGAAGTCGTACTGAATCATTACTTGAGGTAACGCCAAGTCGAGCTAACGCAGGAGGCCTGGGCTCCGAGATACGTTCAAGGGCTGATCGCCTTTCCTTAGAGCTGCCACTGTTTGCTGTAGTGTCTTGAGGTTGCTCCACTGGTCGTGGCGGGGTATGGGATGCTTGAGACCCGTTAGGTGCTACTTGGTTGGCAGCGTTCTCCAGTCCCGAAAGTCTAGTGCCCAGGTTCCTTCCCAACGATCCAGACACGTCGGTATCTTTACGTCCTGCAGAAGTTATCTCTCGGGGTCTGTAAACATACTCCGAGCGATCTCTAGACTGGTCTGGGTGTTCGTGAGCTCTGCGGTCTGAGTATTCACGGGTTCTACGATCTGAGTGATATCCTCTTGATCCACCATGGGAGTGAGAGACCCTAGATCGAGCTCTATCAGGCTCTGTTCTGCGTCCTTCGTAGGCGGAAGGAGCTCTACGATGTTGATCTGAAACGACAGACCTACGAGTGTCCGCGATCCTCGAGTACCCACACCTCTCATCGTGGCATCTTTTATTAGCCTCAATCCTCATCAAGGCATTACGTTGGTTGATGCCCATCTTCCGAGGTAGCATACGTTGTGCCCCTCTTACCAACAAAGGGCAATCATCTTTTTCATGGAGTAGAGAATAGCACTGAAAGCAATGCTTCTCCAGCTTCAAATATTCCAGCTCAACTTCGGTAACATCCCCTGAGGGTAGTTCGATATCCAAGGTCATTTCCAGTGGGAGCAGACCATTAGCATCCATTCTGAGCCTAGCTCCCTCAATATCACGCACTGGATAGTTTCCCAAGGCGTCCTCAATTGTATCCACTGTCTTATCGTTCCAGAAATGGAGTGGAATGCCAATTATATTGACCCAAAAGCTTATAGTCGAAGGGAACTGGTCTGAGACCACCGGCTCCCATCTCTGAATGAGGAGCATCCATTTCTTGTAGTGATATGGTCCGTTGCGAAGGACAGTGGCCAGTTCTTCTTCAGTTTCGAACTTGAACTGAAATTTGTCAGCTCCCAGATCTCGACCGTGCGCCCTTCCTTCAAGGTGCCAGACTTGGGGTAAGAAGTCCACCACAGCACGTGGTCGTTGGACTTGAGGGTTCGTAACCCTTCCTATAATGGTGAGGCGATTAGCAGCTATAAGACTCTCGTTATTGCTCTCCGGTATGCGAACCGGAGGTCTTTTTGGGGGTGGCCTAGGCTCCTCCACCCACTTTTCCTTTTCTTGTCGTGAGTAGTGACGAGACATTAGATCCAGACGCAGTAGAACTCGAACACAAGGTATGAGCACCTTAAGTAGCAGCATAGAGCCATGTTTGCATTGCACTTTTATTAGATTCCAAAACGAACATGATATAAAAACACAAATTGAACAAAAGACGTTATGAAAGTTGGCAAACCTCGTGTGCACCTGAATCAATTGAAAACTTTGGGCAGACCATGTTCCTGACTTCCCTGGTTATAAAACATAGCTAACCCTGTCACATTTGTCAGTAATCTAACAAAATTACGGTAATGCAGGAGGATTTCGAGTGATGCATTTTTCTTGATGGAGTTGTGAGATTATAGCACGTGATTATATAGTATCTTTTTGCAGTAAAGAGTGGAGATTTGCCCAATAAATTCGCTTATATTAGCTTATATGTATTGGTAATGTAGGAGGATTTAGAGAATAAAATATAATAATTAGAAGAATCAAATTCAAAACTTTCATTTGCATAATGAAACATACATTGAATTTCATATATTTTTTTATCATTATTGCAAAATTCGACTTGTCAATCAAACTTAAGAGATTGCACAACAAGTTTGACATTTATAATAACTTCCTTTATTTAGCTTTTGCGAATAATAAAAAGATGCTTACTCTAAATGCATGAATCTTACTAACAAAACATCCATATACATTATTTCGCATATTACGCTTATGGAGCAAGATTTTTGTCATGGCTCTAACCGGTAACCATTAAAAGAATTTGAGAAATAAAAAAAAAAGAATGAAAGGAATAAAATAAGAGAAAAAACTATCCCTTTCCTAATTTGATAAAGAATAATTGTATTCTATTATTCCTTAAATGTTAAAGAATGTAAAGAAATCATAGGAATAAATATTCCTCTTAAATTATGTAAATTATAAGAAATGATAAAGAATTCATTATTCCCACTCATTCTCTTAGTCACCATTTAGAACCGAAAATTACATGGAGTTAGTTTTAGTACACAATTTCAAAAAATAATATGGCGTTAAAGTCTATTAAAACAGCATGACATTTCTGCATTCAAATGAAACATACCACCAAAATAATGTATATATGGTGAATTTTGTGAAAACCTTGATGTAGTGATTATGACATGAACCTAGCAACGATCAAGTATGTTTCTCATTTTTGAATCTTGATACTGATATAGAAATATACTGGTGTAATATACAGTTTACTGTATATTGTGTATTTTGTGAAAACATTTTACCAAATATTATAACAGAATTAGGTTTAGAGAGAGAGAGATTTACCAACTATACTGACAGCTTTAACTTGCTATCATGTTAAATAAAAGTTTCTACCCTACATAAATCAACGACAATGTCCTTCGTCCCAATAATTCTGTTCATAAACTCACTCTATTTTACCAATATCAATGTCACGTGCTATTCACGTCGAACGTAATGCATCTTTTTGTTACTATATTTTCTAGACTTAGTTCATAAAGTTTATACCATATA
Coding sequences within:
- the LOC106344440 gene encoding uncharacterized protein LOC106344440, translating into MSRHYSRQEKEKWVEEPRPPPKRPPVRIPESNNESLIAANRLTIIGRVTNPQVQRPRAVVDFLPQVWHLEGRAHGRDLGADKFQFKFETEEELATVLRNGPYHYKKWMLLIQRWEPVVSDQFPSTISFWVNIIGIPLHFWNDKTVDTIEDALGNYPVRDIEGARLRMDANGLLPLEMTLDIELPSGDVTEVELEYLKLEKHCFQCYSLLHEKDDCPLLVRGAQRMLPRKMGINQRNALMRIEANKRCHDERCGYSRIADTRRSVVSDQHRRAPSAYEGRRTEPDRARSRVSHSHGGSRGYHSDRRTREYSDRRAHEHPDQSRDRSEYVYRPREITSAGRKDTDVSGSLGRNLGTRLSGLENAANQVAPNGSQASHTPPRPVEQPQDTTANSGSSKERRSALERISEPRPPALARLGVTSSNDSVRLQDVEIEFLGDEDQEILTRRLSQTSTGFEMIQIAQNVPAITGGVPTAQSEESPEDLAPNRIHPSLRLGARVASPGGGKRKAPASSTAAKATGKRKVTKPPAPKRIPRSPCHGVSLRKVNVARSLNPPRKKLCLDKAQAGPSKTTMQTRSSNTVQIPANRRTEGDFQSPLPPLP